The Pacificitalea manganoxidans genome contains a region encoding:
- a CDS encoding DUF6527 family protein produces MTIKKINHKFVDAIPERTEEGVLYLAMDYATAVHKCACGCGREVVTPLSPTDWKMGYDGVSVSLSPSIGNWSFPCRSHYWIKHSNIRWAGDMSDEQIAAGRAHDRRAKGRYYDAPEAPAARANADARQGLWQRFRLWLSGK; encoded by the coding sequence ATGACGATAAAGAAAATTAACCATAAATTTGTAGATGCGATCCCCGAGAGGACTGAGGAAGGCGTTCTTTATCTTGCCATGGATTACGCGACGGCCGTTCATAAATGCGCCTGTGGCTGCGGCCGCGAAGTGGTCACGCCTTTAAGCCCGACGGATTGGAAGATGGGTTATGACGGTGTATCTGTGTCGCTCTCGCCATCCATCGGAAACTGGAGTTTTCCCTGCCGATCGCATTACTGGATCAAGCACAGCAATATCCGATGGGCAGGCGATATGAGCGATGAACAGATTGCAGCAGGACGGGCTCACGACCGTCGCGCCAAAGGTCGCTATTACGATGCGCCGGAAGCCCCCGCAGCAAGGGCGAATGCGGATGCGCGACAAGGTCTTTGGCAACGTTTCCGGCTGTGGCTAAGCGGCAAGTAA
- a CDS encoding DUF2188 domain-containing protein, with translation MSKGPKTHHVVPNPAGGWDVKRGGASRASSHHETKQDAVDRGREISRNQQSELRIHNRDGRIASSDSHGGDPFPPKG, from the coding sequence ATGAGTAAGGGACCGAAGACCCATCACGTCGTGCCGAATCCGGCAGGCGGATGGGATGTCAAGCGTGGCGGCGCATCCCGCGCCAGCAGCCACCATGAAACGAAGCAGGACGCTGTTGATCGCGGACGTGAAATCAGCCGCAACCAACAAAGCGAACTGCGCATCCACAACCGCGACGGACGGATCGCCAGCAGCGATAGCCACGGTGGCGATCCGTTCCCGCCCAAAGGTTAA
- a CDS encoding ImmA/IrrE family metallo-endopeptidase: MSKPKSPQRWAYDLTIILNTLGGDDRFPVNVGALAYDFSKQRFPDDPISLVQGAPLKGFEGALMKAPPGEKGWGIFYNSDTASPGRVNFTLAHEFGHYLLHRQDHPDGIHCSTEDMERWDSKYRQIEKEANEFAANLLMPLDDFRAQIAPKSQPDLEALGECADRYGVSLIAATLRWLQYTERRAVLVKSIDGFIHWGWSSGRALRTGAYFKTSGRPPIEIPAAAIPATDAELIRRKATREHEAGVWFKEPCTEHALVSEVHDFALSLIHLGDAPSRFELSEEAEEDTYDRMMSRTPGSSWLS, encoded by the coding sequence ATGAGCAAGCCAAAGTCGCCACAACGATGGGCATACGATCTGACCATCATCCTGAACACCTTGGGTGGCGACGACCGTTTTCCGGTAAACGTTGGAGCGCTTGCCTACGATTTTTCCAAGCAGCGCTTTCCTGACGATCCGATAAGTCTTGTGCAGGGCGCCCCGCTGAAAGGGTTCGAGGGCGCCTTGATGAAGGCGCCGCCCGGCGAAAAAGGCTGGGGCATTTTCTACAATTCCGACACAGCGTCGCCGGGACGTGTCAACTTTACGCTCGCCCATGAGTTCGGGCACTACCTCCTGCACAGACAGGATCATCCTGACGGTATCCATTGCAGTACCGAGGATATGGAACGCTGGGACAGCAAGTACCGGCAGATCGAGAAAGAGGCGAACGAGTTTGCCGCAAATCTACTCATGCCGTTGGATGACTTCCGCGCGCAGATCGCCCCGAAATCCCAGCCTGACCTGGAAGCTTTGGGAGAGTGCGCTGATCGCTACGGCGTATCCCTGATCGCAGCGACGCTGCGCTGGCTGCAGTACACCGAGCGCCGTGCAGTTCTTGTGAAGTCTATCGACGGCTTCATTCATTGGGGGTGGTCGAGTGGTCGCGCCTTGCGCACGGGCGCTTATTTCAAAACGTCCGGCCGACCACCAATCGAGATACCGGCAGCTGCGATTCCGGCAACGGATGCAGAGCTGATTAGACGAAAGGCAACGCGAGAGCATGAGGCGGGCGTCTGGTTCAAAGAGCCCTGCACCGAGCATGCTCTGGTCTCCGAAGTCCACGACTTTGCGCTTTCCCTTATCCATCTTGGGGATGCACCATCACGCTTCGAACTTTCCGAAGAGGCCGAGGAAGACACATACGACCGTATGATGAGCCGCACGCCCGGCTCCTCTTGGCTGAGCTAG
- a CDS encoding multiubiquitin domain-containing protein codes for MAKDEKGKPDKEYTIVVNGREKTVTTTELGENDLIALAYENPPTGEMICFTITYRRGQGNKPEGTLDEGDTVKLKEGMIFNVTATDKS; via the coding sequence ATGGCGAAAGACGAAAAAGGCAAACCCGACAAAGAGTATACGATTGTCGTTAACGGTCGCGAGAAGACGGTGACAACGACCGAGCTTGGTGAGAACGATCTGATCGCCCTCGCCTATGAGAACCCGCCCACCGGCGAGATGATCTGCTTCACGATCACTTACCGGCGCGGTCAAGGCAACAAGCCAGAAGGCACGCTGGATGAGGGCGATACCGTGAAGCTGAAGGAGGGCATGATCTTCAATGTCACGGCAACTGATAAGTCGTAA
- a CDS encoding relaxase/mobilization nuclease domain-containing protein, with product MQLNDAVHAVTGEVFRDGWSRVRGSMQGLHVAKQTQLVRAAAGHRPAVFKAIRGGGTHTKSQLANQLDYLTTKSTHIVDSSGFLDGKTKLEAGDIKDLTERFAKRWDAGFKPKLGQTTHMLMSFPIGTRGEDVRDIATDVAERFFQTDEGHFDYIIAVHEDRDHPHAHLVLNRRSQEGEFFFLGRNHRFNYDDFRLAMVEEAVKYGVRLEATRRVERGVVHYPARTSEIYAAKEEGRAPRERERVGADLTRTLAEIANTRTVYHSLAAEASREARENIAAALFRAGEVLAHGGQMDRTGDVYMAEDQSFEDLRSLYAEKLARVQGMIAEKSDAERPMLEKRLIEIQTQVQHMQPLGLRSSTLSETPSEGGIYSEANIDASQRERLAEPDLRSRIDAALRGTGISTSEVVARIETGASNAALEHQWIANDLSKVAEARNLNLERRADLEQARDSLNDVHVALGTLLERENVLRRDGVMEAEPISEQFHYHEGAVRAMEGTIRQEMRAEGLTAQQIEDRDWEVVSRAERRIETEQRAYLEAHPDLLARPGDVIDRSEPYRETITDVARASEITSEVDRIMEGRDLRTPVADAVTDDLRARYPDIPSHLARGLGATYAAVVEIRDTEVINQVRRENEMRDGLGFGTRDALLAARGETASQSDRADRLADEIARVLDHERAGELSAPFETEAERDAFRDEIARALDDRQLERLTSGDADALDKVLEDRLDRLYVAKVYLQSDAATANTEALRQVVDDLADTEYEKHRTTDVDGETERGHVH from the coding sequence ATGCAGCTGAATGATGCCGTCCATGCCGTCACGGGCGAGGTGTTTCGGGATGGCTGGAGCCGCGTCCGGGGCTCAATGCAGGGGCTGCACGTGGCCAAGCAGACCCAGCTTGTGCGCGCGGCAGCAGGCCACCGGCCAGCGGTCTTCAAGGCGATCCGGGGCGGGGGAACGCATACCAAATCGCAGCTCGCAAACCAGCTCGATTACCTCACCACCAAGTCCACCCATATCGTGGACAGTAGCGGGTTCTTGGATGGCAAGACGAAGCTCGAGGCGGGTGACATCAAGGATCTGACCGAGCGCTTTGCCAAGCGGTGGGATGCGGGCTTCAAGCCCAAGCTTGGGCAGACCACCCACATGCTCATGTCCTTCCCCATCGGCACGCGCGGGGAGGATGTGCGCGACATCGCGACTGATGTGGCGGAGCGGTTTTTCCAGACCGACGAGGGGCATTTCGACTACATCATCGCAGTGCATGAAGACCGCGATCACCCGCATGCGCATCTGGTGCTGAACCGTCGCTCGCAGGAAGGCGAGTTCTTCTTTCTGGGGCGCAACCATCGCTTCAACTATGACGACTTCCGGCTCGCCATGGTCGAGGAGGCCGTGAAGTACGGCGTGCGGCTGGAAGCCACGCGGCGGGTGGAGCGCGGCGTCGTGCATTACCCGGCCCGGACCAGCGAGATCTACGCCGCGAAAGAAGAGGGTCGCGCGCCCCGCGAGCGCGAACGTGTGGGGGCCGACTTGACCCGGACGCTGGCGGAGATCGCCAACACCAGAACCGTCTACCATTCGCTTGCCGCGGAGGCTTCGCGTGAAGCCCGCGAGAATATTGCCGCGGCACTCTTCCGCGCGGGCGAGGTGCTGGCGCATGGCGGACAGATGGACCGAACAGGAGATGTGTATATGGCTGAGGATCAAAGCTTCGAGGATCTCAGAAGCCTCTATGCGGAAAAGCTCGCGCGAGTGCAGGGCATGATCGCCGAGAAGTCTGACGCGGAACGTCCCATGCTGGAAAAGCGCCTCATCGAGATCCAGACGCAGGTCCAGCACATGCAGCCCTTGGGGCTGCGATCATCCACGCTGTCAGAGACCCCCTCGGAGGGCGGGATCTATTCCGAAGCCAATATCGACGCCAGCCAGCGCGAGCGACTGGCCGAGCCCGACCTGAGATCGCGCATTGACGCGGCACTACGGGGCACAGGGATCAGCACATCGGAAGTGGTGGCCCGGATCGAGACGGGCGCGTCAAATGCAGCGCTCGAACATCAATGGATCGCCAATGATCTCTCCAAAGTGGCCGAGGCGCGGAACCTGAACCTCGAGCGCCGCGCCGATCTGGAACAGGCGCGAGACAGTCTCAACGATGTGCATGTCGCGCTCGGCACGCTCTTGGAACGGGAAAACGTGCTGCGCCGGGATGGCGTCATGGAAGCGGAACCGATCAGCGAGCAGTTCCATTATCATGAGGGCGCGGTGCGGGCGATGGAAGGGACAATCCGTCAGGAGATGCGCGCAGAGGGCCTGACCGCGCAGCAGATCGAGGACCGGGACTGGGAGGTTGTCTCAAGGGCGGAGCGCCGGATCGAGACGGAGCAGCGCGCGTATCTCGAGGCACACCCGGATCTGCTCGCACGCCCCGGCGATGTGATCGACCGGTCTGAGCCCTACAGGGAGACCATCACCGATGTGGCCCGCGCCAGCGAGATCACCAGCGAGGTCGACCGCATCATGGAGGGACGCGACCTCCGCACGCCCGTTGCAGATGCTGTCACGGATGACTTACGAGCGCGCTATCCGGACATCCCGTCCCACCTCGCCCGCGGGCTCGGCGCGACCTATGCGGCCGTCGTCGAGATACGCGACACGGAGGTCATCAATCAGGTCCGCCGCGAAAACGAGATGCGCGACGGGCTTGGGTTTGGCACGCGCGACGCACTCCTCGCAGCCCGCGGTGAAACTGCTTCGCAGTCTGACCGTGCCGACCGCCTTGCAGACGAGATTGCGCGTGTCCTGGACCATGAGCGGGCGGGGGAGTTGTCCGCGCCCTTCGAGACCGAGGCGGAGCGGGACGCCTTCCGCGACGAGATCGCGCGGGCGCTGGATGACCGTCAACTCGAGCGGCTCACATCCGGCGATGCCGATGCGCTGGACAAGGTTCTCGAGGACCGCCTCGACCGGCTTTATGTCGCCAAGGTCTACCTGCAATCGGATGCAGCAACGGCCAACACGGAGGCCTTGCGCCAGGTGGTCGATGATCTTGCCGACACCGAATACGAAAAACACCGCACCACAGACGTGGATGGCGAGACCGAGCGGGGTCACGTCCATTGA
- a CDS encoding DUF4365 domain-containing protein → MVVSRVLGDLEFALSGLTFRKGSFHILLLLPYVAPDKVLHLEQPVFGDRDVNKKITTSRRMGEIGEKAANLQFLRIGFQFDGRSRLEAGIDGIAEVMDDDQPTAKMIAVQVKATESGTYAGETDSAFTYRVRAKDFDYWRGSNLPVILVLYRLSDDTFFWKSLENLVGEAERILHFDKERDVLDGRAKDRLAALTVAKQGHGYYVPPLGGGEEAIINMVPLQLPDEIFVAQTQLSTQKALARMNKVRKGQRYDWMIDETSLWTFCDPLTTPVRDLVERDQVEKIETDFLAKHDAVDQQYKFAGLLRHTLAHDFRDLLGWDGKKKQFYFLPAPGGVGRKFRYLGAKQKTQADVVSVYQKSKGAGPIDYVRHHSFHPRFERLADQWYLIISPSYYFTSDGERALNYPDTLLSGKKRLDTNSTVRGQVIMWHRLLSGMEFEDTGGLLAPDIKIDRVIKFGDPPFIELPKSVPEDVWGAKAQKSRNPSSSDEQGSFDL, encoded by the coding sequence ATGGTTGTCAGTCGCGTTCTGGGTGATTTAGAGTTCGCTCTATCAGGCTTGACCTTTCGCAAGGGCAGTTTCCATATCTTGTTGCTCCTCCCTTATGTTGCGCCAGATAAAGTGTTACATCTCGAACAGCCTGTTTTCGGGGATCGAGATGTGAATAAGAAAATTACAACCAGCCGGCGAATGGGCGAAATCGGGGAGAAGGCAGCTAACCTTCAATTCTTACGAATTGGATTCCAATTCGATGGGAGGTCACGGCTGGAAGCAGGGATAGACGGCATCGCTGAGGTGATGGACGATGATCAGCCGACTGCCAAAATGATCGCCGTTCAGGTCAAGGCTACTGAGAGTGGCACCTATGCGGGTGAGACGGATTCCGCATTCACCTATCGAGTTCGCGCAAAGGATTTCGACTACTGGCGCGGCTCCAACCTTCCCGTGATACTGGTTCTCTACAGGCTTTCGGATGACACGTTCTTTTGGAAGTCACTCGAAAACCTCGTCGGCGAGGCCGAACGCATTTTGCACTTCGACAAGGAACGAGACGTTTTGGACGGGCGCGCGAAGGATCGCCTCGCCGCGCTCACGGTCGCCAAGCAAGGGCACGGATACTACGTCCCTCCACTTGGGGGAGGGGAAGAAGCGATTATCAATATGGTGCCTTTGCAGCTTCCCGACGAGATCTTCGTCGCGCAGACCCAGCTCTCCACGCAGAAAGCCCTCGCCCGGATGAACAAGGTCCGGAAAGGTCAGCGATACGATTGGATGATCGATGAAACATCGCTTTGGACATTCTGCGATCCGCTAACCACGCCCGTGCGCGATCTAGTCGAGAGGGATCAGGTAGAAAAGATCGAAACCGACTTTCTGGCCAAACACGACGCGGTGGATCAGCAGTATAAATTTGCGGGTCTGTTACGGCATACCTTGGCGCATGACTTTCGCGATTTGCTCGGGTGGGACGGAAAGAAAAAGCAGTTCTACTTCTTGCCAGCGCCTGGAGGCGTCGGGCGCAAGTTCCGCTATCTTGGTGCCAAACAGAAGACGCAGGCCGACGTTGTCAGTGTCTATCAGAAGTCGAAAGGGGCGGGGCCCATCGACTATGTGCGGCACCATTCATTCCATCCACGGTTTGAGCGTTTGGCGGATCAATGGTACTTGATCATCAGCCCATCCTACTACTTCACTTCCGATGGAGAACGAGCTCTCAACTACCCGGACACATTGTTGTCCGGGAAGAAACGTCTCGACACAAACAGCACTGTTCGAGGCCAGGTTATCATGTGGCATCGATTGCTTTCAGGTATGGAATTTGAAGATACCGGCGGATTGCTGGCGCCTGACATCAAGATAGATCGCGTCATCAAGTTTGGCGACCCGCCTTTCATCGAACTGCCAAAGAGCGTTCCCGAGGATGTCTGGGGTGCGAAAGCGCAAAAATCTAGAAACCCATCCAGCTCGGATGAACAAGGTAGCTTCGACCTATGA
- a CDS encoding helix-turn-helix domain-containing protein: protein MTNSLGEKIRRLRKEQKLTLDKLAELSGSSKSYIWELENKNPPRPSAEKLTKIAEVLGVTIEYLLDEKQAISEEDAVDVQFYREYRHMDADTKEKIREMVKLWGKPG from the coding sequence ATGACCAACAGCCTGGGAGAGAAGATTCGCCGCTTACGAAAGGAGCAGAAGCTAACGCTCGACAAACTCGCCGAACTCTCCGGCTCCAGCAAAAGCTACATTTGGGAGCTGGAGAACAAGAATCCGCCGCGACCATCTGCGGAAAAGCTGACTAAGATCGCTGAAGTTCTTGGCGTCACGATTGAATACCTGCTCGACGAAAAGCAGGCGATATCAGAAGAGGATGCAGTCGATGTGCAGTTCTATCGCGAATACCGGCACATGGATGCCGACACCAAAGAAAAAATCCGCGAGATGGTAAAGCTATGGGGGAAGCCCGGATGA
- a CDS encoding DUF2493 domain-containing protein: MAYDNANTYETIELFGLTEKDAQLPIPEDHILTDHIIRESFEALLGQLRGTGLEAEIEPLAHGLATILQRRKVALGKEVDRTADKIGALAKSHDGSEIAETALEEAQARFVQLREIVSAIEVLSEAAAECYEIETGHAFIPAAGSRASVRAQETGAVFEARQLLEQHDRETAEKSKVEGVPLIVSGATDWTDVDVIFNTLDKVRERIKQNRNQEIFLCHKGGKHGAEMIAARWARARGVAQARFDPRWSAHGRAAPFKCNDEMLDDKFAATGVVLFGGNGVALNLGQKAEAKGLTVMRVADPVKNASQE, from the coding sequence ATGGCTTACGACAATGCGAACACCTACGAGACCATCGAGCTTTTCGGGCTGACCGAGAAAGACGCACAGCTCCCGATCCCGGAAGATCACATCCTGACCGACCACATCATCCGCGAGAGCTTCGAGGCTTTGCTCGGGCAGCTCCGCGGGACCGGGCTTGAAGCAGAAATCGAACCGCTGGCCCATGGGCTCGCCACGATCCTGCAGCGGCGCAAGGTGGCGCTCGGCAAGGAGGTCGACCGCACCGCCGACAAGATCGGCGCGCTGGCAAAATCCCACGACGGATCGGAGATCGCCGAGACCGCGCTCGAAGAGGCGCAGGCGCGCTTTGTGCAGCTGCGCGAGATTGTCAGCGCCATCGAAGTGTTGAGCGAGGCGGCTGCGGAATGCTACGAGATTGAGACCGGTCACGCCTTCATCCCGGCAGCCGGGTCGCGCGCGAGCGTCCGGGCGCAAGAGACCGGGGCGGTCTTCGAGGCGCGGCAGCTCCTCGAGCAGCACGACCGCGAAACCGCCGAGAAGTCGAAAGTCGAGGGGGTGCCCCTGATCGTCTCAGGCGCCACCGACTGGACCGATGTCGATGTGATCTTCAACACGCTCGACAAGGTTCGCGAACGGATCAAACAGAACCGCAACCAGGAGATCTTCCTCTGCCACAAGGGTGGCAAGCACGGGGCGGAGATGATTGCGGCTCGGTGGGCCCGGGCACGCGGGGTCGCACAAGCGCGCTTCGATCCGCGCTGGTCCGCGCATGGGCGGGCGGCACCGTTCAAGTGCAACGACGAAATGCTGGACGACAAGTTCGCGGCGACGGGGGTTGTACTCTTCGGCGGCAACGGGGTCGCGCTGAACCTCGGGCAGAAAGCGGAAGCGAAAGGCCTGACGGTCATGCGGGTTGCGGACCCGGTGAAGAATGCGTCGCAGGAGTGA
- a CDS encoding ThiF family adenylyltransferase, giving the protein MSRQLISRNADLKALEEGGYEVAVKNGHLVISNVPYVNANCEVKLGTLVSVLQMNGGETMTPSDHKAYFVGEHPCDPDGKTLESIRHSSRRQTLGKDITVDHMFSAKPKEGYRDYEHKMATYVEMIASSARKIDPTADARTYVVANSDEPDPVFNYQDTASTRAGIGGLSEKLAMNKVAIVGLGGTGSYVLDLLAKTPIRELHLIDGDDFLQHNAFRSPGAPSIETLRGRNKKVDYFSALYAPMRKGIVPYPVYLDASNADLLDEMDFVFVCVDSGIAKRPAVERLEEQGIPFIDVGMGIEMGDDALVGVLRVTLSTAERREPLRRRVGMGEAEIDEAYATNIQVADLNALNATLAVLRWKKLVGFYADFEGEHSSNYTIDGNMINNMDRLDDDKEN; this is encoded by the coding sequence ATGTCACGGCAACTGATAAGTCGTAACGCCGATCTCAAGGCCCTCGAAGAGGGCGGATACGAGGTGGCCGTAAAGAATGGCCACCTCGTGATTTCCAACGTGCCCTACGTGAACGCCAATTGCGAGGTAAAGCTTGGCACCCTCGTTTCTGTTCTGCAGATGAACGGGGGCGAAACGATGACGCCGAGCGACCACAAGGCGTACTTCGTGGGCGAACATCCTTGCGATCCGGACGGCAAAACGCTCGAAAGCATCAGGCATTCCAGCAGACGCCAGACCCTCGGCAAAGACATCACGGTAGACCACATGTTTTCGGCCAAGCCGAAAGAAGGCTACCGCGACTATGAACACAAGATGGCTACCTATGTAGAGATGATCGCTTCGTCCGCGCGGAAAATCGATCCGACGGCAGATGCGCGCACCTACGTCGTTGCAAACTCCGATGAACCTGATCCGGTATTCAACTACCAAGACACAGCCTCGACACGGGCCGGAATCGGCGGTCTCTCCGAAAAGCTGGCAATGAACAAGGTCGCAATTGTCGGCCTTGGTGGGACCGGCTCTTACGTTCTCGATCTGCTCGCCAAGACCCCGATCCGCGAGCTGCATCTCATCGATGGGGATGATTTCCTGCAGCACAACGCGTTCCGGAGCCCTGGCGCGCCCAGCATCGAAACACTGCGCGGTCGAAACAAAAAGGTCGATTACTTCTCAGCGCTTTATGCACCCATGCGCAAGGGGATCGTCCCTTACCCGGTCTATCTCGACGCCTCCAACGCGGACCTTTTAGACGAGATGGATTTCGTCTTTGTGTGCGTTGACTCCGGCATCGCCAAACGCCCGGCAGTCGAACGCCTCGAAGAACAGGGCATCCCCTTCATCGATGTTGGTATGGGCATCGAGATGGGCGACGATGCCTTGGTCGGCGTGCTGCGGGTGACGCTGAGCACAGCTGAGCGGCGCGAACCGCTACGCCGCCGCGTGGGCATGGGCGAAGCAGAGATCGATGAAGCTTACGCCACCAACATCCAAGTCGCTGACCTGAACGCTCTGAACGCAACGCTCGCGGTACTCAGATGGAAGAAACTGGTTGGATTTTATGCCGATTTTGAGGGCGAGCATTCCAGCAACTACACGATTGACGGCAACATGATAAACAACATGGACAGGCTCGATGACGATAAAGAAAATTAA
- a CDS encoding helix-turn-helix domain-containing protein: MSRTKRLTEIEKMQIVREAAEGVSTSELAARFGVTSRAVRYVLKADAERQTDAAIPVSAVSVKVTAAELEALDAVLAKAGIESRAEGLRRLIQAAGGVFVPDAQMAAEMARYRASLHEVGNGVAQIAKQMTQANRQGQGAGSEFTELRLAQMRGLARFILDSADEIDLLLRRRRDAMQLQATAALREFAHAAE; this comes from the coding sequence ATGTCCCGAACAAAACGCCTGACAGAGATCGAGAAGATGCAGATCGTCCGCGAGGCCGCGGAGGGTGTGTCGACGTCCGAGCTGGCTGCGCGGTTCGGTGTTACATCGCGCGCCGTGCGCTACGTCTTGAAAGCCGATGCCGAGCGCCAGACGGATGCCGCAATTCCGGTCTCAGCGGTCAGTGTGAAGGTCACGGCTGCGGAGCTTGAGGCGCTCGACGCGGTGCTGGCGAAGGCGGGGATCGAAAGCCGGGCCGAGGGGCTGCGGCGGCTCATTCAGGCGGCAGGCGGGGTGTTCGTTCCGGACGCGCAGATGGCAGCTGAGATGGCGCGCTACCGCGCCTCGCTGCACGAGGTCGGCAATGGGGTCGCGCAGATCGCCAAACAGATGACGCAGGCCAATCGGCAAGGGCAGGGGGCCGGCTCGGAGTTCACCGAATTGCGCCTCGCACAGATGCGCGGGCTGGCGCGGTTCATCCTGGATTCCGCTGACGAGATCGACCTGCTCCTGCGCCGCCGTCGGGATGCGATGCAGCTGCAGGCCACGGCCGCGCTGAGGGAGTTTGCGCATGCAGCTGAATGA
- a CDS encoding type IV secretory system conjugative DNA transfer family protein: MGKARIATGVLLVTLVTGAMGYTIASAVLTYQDLGFGAEIDFAYIAQNYMAILNRRPEDAQLIHLIIGSFAAAGLMLSLALSGSALTRFGQTHWQTAREMKANGFFGAPGTGFILGKLGPPGSRANYICSKVFPHALIVAPTGRGKTTGFVIPNLLTWQGSAVTLDVKGECFEATARHRAAQGDKVYRFAPTDWEGKRTHRYNPLLRIFELKDPARQQMELQLLATLFLQSDNDRVQGLLKGGIDLFVAAGLLAFQRKRPTLGEIYRIAASGGNKQKEYFARGHEVDNRAAKLIFTRLASTNNDTLTSYVSLLMTSGLDQWQNPAIDEATAVSDFDFRTIRKKPFSVYLVVQPLMVKPLAPLIRLFFSDLLSAMQEKDPGPDEPWPVMIMLDEFNRLGKMPIVVESIETLRTYRGHLAVVTQTIPALDEIYGENTRRALQGNAGVKLYLTPSDEKTVEELSKAVGKTTKTVITRSQSIGKNPFEGRSQSTRTEESSLLPEDEARRLPLDEIVMVIDAQMPVRAKRIQYFDDRLFKAIHAAQTGELPFPEPGGGGSQGTLPLSVRAMPMTPPSMGGGQNETAVLGSEQARAKAEQPLARTDGTPKKSAVVVQAVVVEAQRQMEMDFVGEVAALGSVEDAGDEQVQTAVNDLGDLEKALKQGF, from the coding sequence ATGGGAAAGGCGCGGATCGCGACCGGTGTCTTGTTGGTAACGCTGGTGACCGGTGCCATGGGCTATACGATCGCTTCGGCGGTGCTGACCTACCAGGATCTCGGCTTCGGCGCCGAGATCGACTTTGCCTATATCGCGCAGAACTACATGGCGATCCTCAATCGCCGCCCGGAGGACGCGCAACTTATTCACTTGATCATCGGCAGCTTCGCCGCCGCCGGGCTGATGCTGAGCCTCGCCCTCTCAGGGTCCGCCCTGACACGGTTTGGCCAGACCCATTGGCAGACCGCGCGCGAGATGAAGGCCAATGGCTTCTTCGGGGCGCCGGGCACCGGGTTCATCCTCGGCAAGCTGGGGCCGCCGGGCTCCCGCGCCAACTACATCTGCTCCAAGGTCTTCCCCCATGCGCTGATCGTGGCCCCCACGGGCCGCGGCAAGACCACGGGCTTTGTCATTCCGAACCTGCTGACCTGGCAAGGCTCCGCCGTGACGCTCGATGTGAAGGGCGAGTGTTTCGAGGCAACGGCCCGCCACCGCGCAGCCCAAGGCGACAAGGTCTATCGCTTTGCCCCCACCGATTGGGAGGGCAAGCGCACGCATCGTTACAACCCGCTCCTGCGCATCTTCGAGCTGAAAGATCCCGCGCGCCAGCAGATGGAATTGCAGCTCCTGGCGACGCTCTTCCTGCAGAGCGACAACGACCGGGTGCAGGGCCTGCTTAAAGGCGGGATCGATCTCTTCGTGGCGGCAGGGCTGCTGGCCTTCCAGCGCAAGCGCCCCACCTTGGGCGAGATTTACCGCATCGCGGCGTCGGGCGGGAACAAGCAGAAGGAGTATTTCGCGCGGGGCCACGAGGTGGACAACAGGGCCGCCAAGCTGATCTTCACCCGGCTGGCCTCGACCAACAACGATACGCTGACCTCCTATGTCTCGCTCCTGATGACCTCGGGGCTCGATCAATGGCAAAACCCGGCCATCGATGAGGCGACGGCCGTGTCGGACTTTGATTTCCGGACGATCCGCAAGAAACCCTTTTCGGTCTATCTCGTCGTCCAGCCCCTCATGGTGAAGCCGCTCGCACCCCTGATCCGGCTGTTTTTCTCCGATCTTCTCTCGGCCATGCAGGAAAAAGATCCCGGACCGGATGAGCCGTGGCCAGTGATGATCATGCTCGACGAGTTCAATCGCCTCGGCAAGATGCCCATCGTGGTCGAGAGCATCGAGACCCTGCGCACCTATCGCGGCCACCTTGCCGTGGTCACCCAAACCATCCCCGCCCTCGATGAAATCTACGGCGAGAACACTCGCCGCGCCCTGCAGGGCAACGCCGGCGTGAAACTCTATCTCACGCCCTCGGATGAAAAAACCGTCGAGGAGCTGAGCAAGGCGGTTGGCAAGACCACGAAGACCGTCATCACGCGCTCCCAGTCCATCGGCAAAAACCCCTTTGAAGGGCGCAGCCAATCCACACGGACCGAAGAAAGTTCGTTGTTACCTGAAGATGAGGCGCGCCGCCTACCGCTCGATGAGATCGTCATGGTCATCGATGCCCAGATGCCGGTCCGTGCAAAGCGGATCCAATATTTTGACGATCGGCTGTTCAAGGCGATCCACGCGGCGCAAACGGGGGAGTTGCCGTTTCCGGAGCCAGGGGGAGGTGGGTCGCAGGGCACGCTGCCGTTAAGTGTGCGGGCCATGCCGATGACTCCGCCGTCGATGGGTGGAGGCCAGAACGAAACGGCCGTGCTTGGCTCGGAGCAGGCGCGGGCTAAGGCGGAACAACCGCTGGCGCGAACCGACGGCACACCGAAGAAGTCGGCGGTCGTGGTGCAGGCGGTTGTTGTAGAAGCGCAGAGGCAGATGGAGATGGATTTTGTAGGGGAGGTGGCAGCTCTTGGTTCAGTGGAAGATGCCGGCGACGAGCAGGTACAAACGGCAGTAAATGATTTGGGTGATCTGGAGAAGGCCCTGAAACAGGGGTTCTAA